The Kryptolebias marmoratus isolate JLee-2015 linkage group LG21, ASM164957v2, whole genome shotgun sequence genome segment tttaagttatttttctgGTTACAAACAATATCTTTCTtagttttatccatttttttaaaattaagagCTCAATGAAAGTTGTGTAGTTAGAACCACTGTCAAATACATAGGTGAGAATCTTTATTTATGTGATTGTCAAGTCTGTAAAATTATagtctgtttttccttttcttgaggatttttgggtcattttttaatttgtcatgaAATGGACATAAAGAAGTTTCAGCATATTCtgattttttgcagttttgttttctattgtCAGTAcagtaatttttaatttaatatttaatcaaacTAACCTAATAAATTAATATGAATATTAAAGACTAACCAGTATCTTGTAATTCTGGCTGGTTACATTTTGCAGAGCTCAACTAATAACTCCACCAACAGGATTCACTGCAAACTaagacaaatgtaaaaacatgttttacaaacTGTCACATTAATacatcagaataaactttacaATACCAAGTTAGAAAATGTATTAAGTTTGTTTCTTCGTTGTGTTGCTTTGTTAttcaactgcaacaaaaaaagactatgCAGGTGTTTCAACAGAACAGCTTCCTCcctagaaaaaataaaaaatatcagaatCAAATATTTTGTGGACAAACAATAACCTTTAATTGTAAAAAGAAATTGGGTGTTTACATGTCCCggcaaattcaaaaaaaaaaaaaaaaaaaaaaaaaagagctaaagcAGGAAAAAACTAAACGTTTTACAGGATCGaattacaaaaatgtcaaacttgCACCAAATGGGAGTCTTCACAGATCACAAAGCAAAAATCTGACAGATACTTCAACGAGTCCCCCCCCAAATGGAGCTTTTAATATTAATAtcaacagcattaaaaaaaagaaaaaaaaaaaaaaggttgacaataaaaacataattacaaGTTTTAGAGGCCCGCGTCTTTAGCTGCAGTGACAACGACTGAAATGATTTGGTGACAGGTATCGGTACGGGTGCTGGTAAATCATTTCCGACCCCTCACGCAGACAGGTCGCTGCTGTTAAAGCGGTCTTGGTCGTACACTTCGGCAACAACTTTGCGACCTCCGAACCAGCGGTCGTTCAGAGCCTGGATGGCTTTGTTCATCTCCGAGGCTGCGGAAAACTCGACAAAGATTTTGACTATGATGTCtgcatcttcttcttctccttgcTTTTCCTGGTAAATGATGACTCGATTGACGGTGCCGAACTTCCCGCACTCCTCCGTCACCTCGCCCTCCAGGTCGTCGTCAATGTCCTCTGGTCCAACCATGTTCCGAAGCACCATCACTGTGGACTGACAAAGAGCGGGGCGAGAAGTCGATGAGTACAAAATGATTTCGATAACAGATATATACCTCAGTAAGAGCCTTTATGAACCCGTGAATGTGTCACCTCGGATTTTCTGAGCAACTTCTGCATCACCATATGTCTGGCGCTGCTGCCCGAAATGCTCATGTGCTCCTGGTCGCTTAGCATCTCCTGCCCTGTACCATCCTGAAGCGtctcctctttttcctccttcttttcttgttgGTTGGAGCCACCGGTTTGATTGGACAGGACCGGCGGGGAGGCGAGCACCGGGTTCACTAGACCAACTTGGGGGATCACGGGAATGGGAGGACGCACCGGAGTCACACCTGTTTAGGGAAGGCAGACTCACTGAAAACGTGCAAACATAATTACTTCGAGACAGTGTAAACAGTTGATCGATAGAGTAAAGAGTATAAAGATAAATCCAAACAAGATGCCTTTGACTACATTAACAGAAGAAATGATTTAGAGCTGGTCGTGCACAAACAGGTTGAAAAAATGTCAATACATTTGTGTACAAAGAGTGTACTTCCTGTAAATTCTCCTCTCGCTGCCATTTCTGCTGTGTGGTGGTAATATTTTCTCCTGCTGTTTGGGAGGTGGACTGCAGGTAGTTTAGTGCATTTCAATACATTAACAGTTATCTGCCACAACTTGCTTGCTCCTTTAACGATGACGGCCTTATAAAGATACCTCAAGTGACAATAATAGCAGAACTCGTAAaccaaattgttaaaaaaagtcGGTACTGCTCTCGCAACCGTCAGTGGCTGAAGAGAAGGAACTATTGTGAGCTATAACCCCAGAGATGGTTAACGTTGGGCAGTGCGGTGGAGACAGTGGGACCCACAATGGAAggacaaacagaagcagagctgACTGGACACTGTAGAGTCTCGAGCTACAAATATAGTGGAAATACAACACCTGCTTCCCTCTGTGTGCAATACAAGCACAGTTTTGAATCGAGTCTTTAGCTGGAAAGACTGCAGCTTGCTGTCTCCTGCAGACCTGAAAAAGCTGATGTGTGTGGGCCAATTTCTGAAAGATAACTTTTAGAGGCGACATGTTGATTCTGAATCAATATGAACCTTTTGTTCAAATTgttatccatttttttgttgtttaaatcatgTTGTTCTTCAATGAGACAGCAATAATTTGTCTGTTGCATCTATAatctacaaaacaaatgttacaataccttaaaaactcttaaaattcCTTTAAATAACATGCATTAATAAGACATTACAGGCCTTTTTAGGCAGAAAGTAACACTGTATAACAGCATAGTTTAATGAAGGCTTAatagtattaaaaataaatatcgcCCAGCCCTAACACTTGACTAAACAAGTGAAATTTGTCAACTAGTTAAACATAAATTAAGGTTATTTCAATTGTATCCAGTTACAGCACTTACAGCTACACCAAAAGAAACTAAAGTATTTTCACAGAAGTATTTATTATTgcaaatcaaaatgtttaaataaacgCAGCAGAAGATTTATAATAATTGGCTGAACAAGATGGACAGGTGAATTACGACGATTTATCAAAACCCTACCTTATTAAGAACAAAACTCACTCGAGCTGAGCACATACCTGTGATTACACCTGGTGCCTGGGCAGCCATAACGGCCTGCGGTAATCCCATCTGCTGACTGAGAAGTTGTGGCGCAGCCAACGCCCCTAAGACTGACGCACCAGCTACAGCCTCCTTAAGAGAGGGGGGGCCGAAGACATTAGGCAAGGGAAACACACAGAGCACAGCACAAAGCAACACAGTCAACAATCACAGCAAAGAGTGAGCTCAACCTCGTCTCAAAATCCACCTGACAATGGGTTAGTAACACAATACTTATTAGCAAGTTAACATAAAGTGAGAAAATCTTCAATCATGGACACCTTCCACATGAATCACAgctttggagaaataaaaatcactcattattcacagtaaaataaaacagccaaattGTTTTTAGCTGAGTTCagtatttttaacacatttgacAGAATTTCAAACGTGATTTTGACCAAGTCGTCCCATATTTAACCCTTGCTAAACTAAAACTGTCTAAGCAACTACTGATTTATGTCATCTTTAATAAACTGGCCATCTGTCGGATGTATTAGTAAAAAATAATCTATGTTCATGACATATATCTAACTCTATCTGGGCCATATTTACCTGGAAGGCCATTAAATCCCTTTGGAAGGGATTCATACTTGCCTGGGCCGTTATCTTAGCGGTAGCTGCCGCCGCagccacagctgctgctggtggcaGCCCACCTGGGGTTGTGGGGGTCAGTAAAGGCATTGGTGGAGTCACTGCTTTGCCAACTCTTAAATATTGACCCCCCAGGTCAAAGAGGTTCATTGAGGACACAGCATCCAGAGCTGACTGAGGCTTTTCGTACTCTGTTGAGggataaaacaaaagtaagtaGCAGAGCATCAGCAACACGTGAACCTGACAGAATGCAACCCCCCCCTCAAAGCTCACCAATGAAGCCAAAGCCTCTGTGTCGCCCAGAAGTGGGGTCTCTGGCTAACGTGCAGGACTTGATCCTGCCGAAGGCCTCAAACACACTCTTGATGTCATCATCTGACAGGTCAGGGTGGACCGACGCCACGTAGATCCGGTTATAGGCACGAGCCTCCTCTGCCAGCTGGTCGATGATGGGTTGCGCCTGACCGATGTTACTTGGCCGCCCAACCTATAGTACAGATTAAAGCAGCGGGGCTTCTGAGTGGGGGTCTTTAAAGTCGATACGGAGAACGCACTAGCTCTAGTCACCTGCAGCGTAGACTTTCAGTCGCCACCAGTTTAGTAAAAGCCACTTACTTCCTATTACCTTTATGTCCTTGTTATTACTAAAGGTTTTCTGAAGGTCTGCTAGAGAAgttaaagtgaaaaacaaaacaaaaaaactactacTGTAAACAAAAGATGtatcaaaaacaagaaatatacTAAAGATAACTATCATagcattatattttattttttattttatatttattttacattttatgcaacAAAAACCTGTCTCCTTGTACACACATGTGAATGTTTATCTTACCAATATTTGACATAAATCTGACTAAGCTTCTATTTAAGCTAATTTACGAATgtttaacaacaataaataattaaaattctacttcaaaacaaaactaattctAATGAAGTGTGACTCACTGAACTGGTGGCAAACTCAAAGTGAATTATGCTAAACTTCTTCTAATGTTACACGGGCTGACCATCTCTCccttttgcaaaataaataactgtccCTATTTAAAGACGAGCATCTAAGTGGGACTGAGATCTGTACTACAGGTGAGGCGGGCAAGTAACACCACCCAGGCGCAGTCCATCATCAGCACATCGTGGTAACAGAGTGATTTCACGTAGCGCGGCTGGGCATCTCGCTGGAAATTGTcacttgaacacacacacacactcgcacacacacacacacgcacacacacacacgtgcacaaaaCTTATACAATAAACAGACACCCAAacatacataaaacacaaacctggaaacacacaaacagagagaaatTAACCTGATGGATAAAAAAACTATACTTCAAAAGCAAAAGTAGTTcattaaaagaataaagaaaagaaaatattttaaactccaTCTTGTTTTACAAGCTACATCAAAAACAGGGCAAAAAGATGAAAGCTTAGCCTCTTTGAAACCAAGATTCCTTGGCAATGTTCACCTCgaaatttaattttttccaaGACTcaattttttgttgtcttttttttcctttttaagtaaaaaaactgtaaatttttgtttaatgtttgaacTGTCTACAGGCTTTATCCACATACATCAAACtccaaaaaagacaaactatcACCTTTTTgagtttgtgatttttatggTGGGGTTCAAGTCTTCAACAATGTTTATTCTGTGAGGTAAGAAATAAGAAGCTGCTTTAGCGCTGGGCTAACTTGTGACTAACAAGTTGCATGCAACAAATGCAAACTAGGGGCAATCATCTGCACTGAGagagcacatttttaaacatattgttGGAAAATTTATATTTAAGAAGTTCAGTTTTTAGTATCTTGACAATGACGGAGAATAGAGCCTCgaaccattttttcccccttgatTTTCCTTTTATCCTACTCATTAAGGAGCTGAAAACACTTTGGCAAATTCCCTACTTTAAGACTGCAATAAAACACTtccaacactttaaaaaaaagctcaccTTAATGTTTCGTCCCCCCAACATGACGGAGTTCATCTGTTCCAGAGCCAGCTGAGCAGCTTCAGGCACGTCATACTCCACAAAGGCGAAGCCCTGCAGTCAAACGACACTCAAAACTAACAACAAACCCCAAACCCAAAGCCTCGTATTCGCCCCAAACCCCATTTTAAATGACACCAACCTTGTGTTTCATTGTAACCGAGTCCCACGACATGTCAATGCTCTTGATTGGGCCGAAGGGAGCGAAGGCCTGTCTGATGGTGTCCTCGCCAAGCTCGTAGTAGATGGAGCCCACATACACCCGACACATGATCGCCAGCGCACGTTGCCGCTGAGCAGCCACCTGCGGGGGAAACGAAACATACTAagcattaaaaagtaaaataaaggaagctaatcactcacacacagacacataaaaaatatgcattttcaaTTGGGCTTGCTTTCCAAAGATGTTAAAAGCCAATTCCAGGTTTGGGAAGTCTGGACAGGTGATTGGGGCAGTAACAGGATACTTAAATTAACAGGCATATTATGTACTAACACGTGTAAGGGTTTTATAACACTGATGTGATTAAAATATGGCCTACATTCTGTTACTAATGAACAGAAATATTGAGTAAAACACACTGAAGTGACTGGCATGCACAGCCCTCACAAATATTTGGCTTCAGTAACTGACCTGTAGTCCAGGGATGCAAGTAAGGTAACAAAAGTAACCGTGGCGTTCAAACGAAATCCACACAAAGTCTTGATGAAAGCATTCAAACTTTCTTCTCAAGTCTACGTTGAGGGATGATTTAATCACCAAAAGTTGATGTGTTTTAGTGATGCCTTTAGACTTGACTCTGCTTCTTCTAAATTCATTGGATTACCCTTCATAAGTTAAAGTTTCCTGGTCTACAACATGACGAGATGACTTGCTCAATCACcgaaataaaaaatttaaaataaaattgaaaaaccTAGATCCTGAGATGGCAAAAAAGATCCCTGTCACAGAAGTTCTCTCATTTTGGTCCATAAAGGGATTGCTATCCCTCTTTTGCCCATGccaaaagctgcttttaaagcAAGGAAATGCATATTTTCTAAAGAGACGTgccttttctcccttttttaatCTTCAATAAATAGCCTGTTAAcactaatctgaataaaaaaaataataaagcaaattatcccatgttaaaaaaaatgctaagaaATGCTTGCATGACTGAGTTTGTTATCCCAAATCCTACATACGTGGTTGTAAAGCCATGTTTCCTTGTAAAATATGCACTCTTCAGTTAGACAAGAAGGCAGGGATCGTTGCCAACGCAACCAGTAAAAGAAGGGTAACAGTCCTTTTCCCATTGGAAATGCgcacaagaaaaaaatttaatgaTCTATTGACCGATTGTAAAGGTGAGAGAGGATCTCCAAAGCCCATTGTCACTGCTGCCATCTGAAAGACAGTAAAGATGGAAAAAGTGCTGAAAAGTAGGTTAAATACCCCTTAGCTTTGCTTTTTCAAGAAAGGTCATTGCTTTGCAAGACAGACAAAAGCGGTTAAGCTAGCACGATATTCAAACCCTCCCTCTATACAGCAAACATTCTGACCATTTACCTCTCATCACTAGTTTACAAATCAccaaacaacaattaaaaaaaaaaaaaatcaagtcccgttttaaaaatgcaaagcaTTCAACATGAGAACCAAAGCCTTCAGGATGATGATCTCCAtctgaaaaaaagcagaggCACATGGTCTACACATGTGTTCTTGTTCACAGCATGTGGGGGGGAAAGGGAGCAGGACTTCCAGGAGATCTAACCCAACACTGATTTGTGATACTAGAGATGCCAggacaggttaaaaaaaaatctgtctagAATCAAGACTCAGATGATACGCCACATTACAAAGTTTCTTCGGTGGAGTACTAAAATGTTCCCCACATCTCACCTGCAGGTtggtgagctgctgctgctgatgggcAATGGTCTGCTTCACCAACACACTCTTAATGCTTTGTTCCATGGCATACTTCTTTGCCTAAGGATAAAGAAAAGAAGTTGATTTAAACACTTCATTCTGCAACATAAGCTTGACAAACATCTTTGCATGGAGCAAATCAATGCAACAGAAGTATGGCTAAGTGAAAACCAATTTCTTCATCTTCTAGCGACTACTTTGTGTTAACCACAGGCGCTTTCATACAAGCTCACATTGTTAATCCTTACTTCCATCAGTCCACAGTGCTGTTTATTGTTCTACTTGTAGTCATAGAGATAAACAGGAAGCTAATTAAGCCGAAAAAAGATGGATTTCTACAAGAACACTAAGTTGATCCATCGGTCCAATTATGAGATCTgtgtttcctgtaaaaacagCACCGCCACAATCAAATAATTTTGATTAACTTGTcgttttgtgctttgtttttctactGTACTATCCTCTAATCCCTGTTTGGGACAAATAATGTTTCtaattgtttggttttctttttttagataagCAGAAATGGTACCTTTAGCCATAGTAAATCATATTCTGAAGGTTAAAACTATAACATGTCCACAGAAGTGCAAGGATTGTTTTTATAACTAAATTAGTCATTTAACAAGaccattaaaaatatatatgaaattCGCATATTCGCAAGGAGCAAACCCTGTTGTTCAACAAGCAACCTTTGATGTAAAGTGGAAGCAAAAAGATGGTAGGCAAAGGAAAACAATTAATTCCACCTTAAAACTGTCTTTTGCTTCTTGTAAAGTGGTTATGTTACAGAACTGCAAAAAGGCTGTATAACCCGATTTGCTCATATTgagcaaataaaacagacttagtgtatgctttttgttttattcccaaGAAAcccataaaacacaaacatagaaATGTatataaacaacataaaacaggaCATTAAAGACAAGTTGCagcactatttttttatttacactttgtTTCCAagaaaccagttttttttttgttttttaaggatttCAGAAAATTTCTCAAGTTGATTTATGGACTTTGGACtgctttttccactcatttttgTCCAGTTCTTGTGTTTAACAGTGACAAAATATTGTGCAGTGTGCAATTAAGAGTGAGGAAAGAGGACGAGTGAATATgtgtcaaacataaaataaccaTCTACAGCAGAAGAACAACATCTGACAGTCGTGTCTTTAAGACAAGACTTGATACAGGACTTGAgctcatccttcagctgatcatatATTGAACACCAAACTTTCAGCTAATAACTTGTCACTTTGTTGGAGCTAAATTATTATAACTAATACTTTATTTGGCATTTTTGACAGATTTAACAAAAGGAATGGGAAGAGAGTGTGTCTTCTTGACAAGTTTCTAGAAACAAGTTGCCtaaagattaatttaaaattgatttttttctcccccctcaaGTTGTCTATTATGCATCAACACATCATTGGTTCATCTCTTTGAGTTTCGGAGCCTACAGTACACTAAAAATAGTCACATAGTGCACTGAAAACGAGTGAAAAGGCAGCTGAAGCCCAAAGATAAGCTTTGGAAGACCTTCAGAAATGATCAAGACAACTATAAATGGTTATAGGACgctctggctccttggaagcagaCGTGGGATGGCTCAAGACATTTGCACAGCCGTGCATGTTTGATCGGATGACGGTGAGACTCCTACCCTCTGAAGAGCCTCCTGCTGCTCTGGGGTAAGAGGCGGTAGGCCAAGCTTGGAGCCTGTGCCCTGTCCATTCTCCATCGTCAGAGCTTCACCTCCCTGCAGTCAGGACATGGCaaaattaacaaagaaaattaaatataatgtaCTACCAATACcatcaggaaataaataaatcctaaaaccaCAACATATATTACAATGAAGCACTCAGATATCAAAGATGGAGCCGGGTGTAACCCAGGTGGGCTCAGATGAACTCCTTACTTACGCAACTCTAATCGTTGGGTCCACCAGACTGAGACAGGAAAACCCCCAAGGGGAAGAGCACTGACGGGGAACCTTTAACGATTCAACGCTTTctaggggaaataaaaaaatgccttcAGACTAAAATGGAAAGAAACAGGCAGCTGTATTATCAAGTCGCATTAAATTTGGCTCAGATTTTGGACAGCTAATGCTGCGGTGATGCGCCTGGATAATGACTTTCATCCAAACACACGGTTAGCATGCTCAGGTTAATAGTCAAATTTTTCGTAGAAAAA includes the following:
- the LOC108230435 gene encoding poly(U)-binding-splicing factor PUF60 isoform X1; the encoded protein is MENGQGTGSKLGLPPLTPEQQEALQRAKKYAMEQSIKSVLVKQTIAHQQQQLTNLQMAAVTMGFGDPLSPLQSVAAQRQRALAIMCRVYVGSIYYELGEDTIRQAFAPFGPIKSIDMSWDSVTMKHKGFAFVEYDVPEAAQLALEQMNSVMLGGRNIKVGRPSNIGQAQPIIDQLAEEARAYNRIYVASVHPDLSDDDIKSVFEAFGRIKSCTLARDPTSGRHRGFGFIEYEKPQSALDAVSSMNLFDLGGQYLRVGKAVTPPMPLLTPTTPGGLPPAAAVAAAAATAKITAQASMNPFQRDLMAFQEAVAGASVLGALAAPQLLSQQMGLPQAVMAAQAPGVITGVTPVRPPIPVIPQVGLVNPVLASPPVLSNQTGGSNQQEKKEEKEETLQDGTGQEMLSDQEHMSISGSSARHMVMQKLLRKSESTVMVLRNMVGPEDIDDDLEGEVTEECGKFGTVNRVIIYQEKQGEEEDADIIVKIFVEFSAASEMNKAIQALNDRWFGGRKVVAEVYDQDRFNSSDLSA
- the LOC108230435 gene encoding poly(U)-binding-splicing factor PUF60 isoform X3, which produces MENGQGTGSKLGLPPLTPEQQEALQRAKKYAMEQSIKSVLVKQTIAHQQQQLTNLQVAAQRQRALAIMCRVYVGSIYYELGEDTIRQAFAPFGPIKSIDMSWDSVTMKHKGFAFVEYDVPEAAQLALEQMNSVMLGGRNIKVGRPSNIGQAQPIIDQLAEEARAYNRIYVASVHPDLSDDDIKSVFEAFGRIKSCTLARDPTSGRHRGFGFIEYEKPQSALDAVSSMNLFDLGGQYLRVGKAVTPPMPLLTPTTPGGLPPAAAVAAAAATAKITAQASMNPFQRDLMAFQEAVAGASVLGALAAPQLLSQQMGLPQAVMAAQAPGVITGVTPVRPPIPVIPQVGLVNPVLASPPVLSNQTGGSNQQEKKEEKEETLQDGTGQEMLSDQEHMSISGSSARHMVMQKLLRKSESTVMVLRNMVGPEDIDDDLEGEVTEECGKFGTVNRVIIYQEKQGEEEDADIIVKIFVEFSAASEMNKAIQALNDRWFGGRKVVAEVYDQDRFNSSDLSA
- the LOC108230435 gene encoding poly(U)-binding-splicing factor PUF60 isoform X2, with the translated sequence MENGQGTGSKLGLPPLTPEQQEALQRAKKYAMEQSIKSVLVKQTIAHQQQQLTNLQMAAVTMGFGDPLSPLQSVAAQRQRALAIMCRVYVGSIYYELGEDTIRQAFAPFGPIKSIDMSWDSVTMKHKGFAFVEYDVPEAAQLALEQMNSVMLGGRNIKVGRPSNIGQAQPIIDQLAEEARAYNRIYVASVHPDLSDDDIKSVFEAFGRIKSCTLARDPTSGRHRGFGFIEYEKPQSALDAVSSMNLFDLGGQYLRVGKAVTPPMPLLTPTTPGGLPPAAAVAAAAATAKITAQEAVAGASVLGALAAPQLLSQQMGLPQAVMAAQAPGVITGVTPVRPPIPVIPQVGLVNPVLASPPVLSNQTGGSNQQEKKEEKEETLQDGTGQEMLSDQEHMSISGSSARHMVMQKLLRKSESTVMVLRNMVGPEDIDDDLEGEVTEECGKFGTVNRVIIYQEKQGEEEDADIIVKIFVEFSAASEMNKAIQALNDRWFGGRKVVAEVYDQDRFNSSDLSA
- the LOC108230435 gene encoding poly(U)-binding-splicing factor PUF60 isoform X4, with amino-acid sequence MENGQGTGSKLGLPPLTPEQQEALQRAKKYAMEQSIKSVLVKQTIAHQQQQLTNLQVAAQRQRALAIMCRVYVGSIYYELGEDTIRQAFAPFGPIKSIDMSWDSVTMKHKGFAFVEYDVPEAAQLALEQMNSVMLGGRNIKVGRPSNIGQAQPIIDQLAEEARAYNRIYVASVHPDLSDDDIKSVFEAFGRIKSCTLARDPTSGRHRGFGFIEYEKPQSALDAVSSMNLFDLGGQYLRVGKAVTPPMPLLTPTTPGGLPPAAAVAAAAATAKITAQEAVAGASVLGALAAPQLLSQQMGLPQAVMAAQAPGVITGVTPVRPPIPVIPQVGLVNPVLASPPVLSNQTGGSNQQEKKEEKEETLQDGTGQEMLSDQEHMSISGSSARHMVMQKLLRKSESTVMVLRNMVGPEDIDDDLEGEVTEECGKFGTVNRVIIYQEKQGEEEDADIIVKIFVEFSAASEMNKAIQALNDRWFGGRKVVAEVYDQDRFNSSDLSA